In Rosa chinensis cultivar Old Blush chromosome 1, RchiOBHm-V2, whole genome shotgun sequence, a genomic segment contains:
- the LOC112174223 gene encoding LOW QUALITY PROTEIN: protein HIRA-like (The sequence of the model RefSeq protein was modified relative to this genomic sequence to represent the inferred CDS: inserted 1 base in 1 codon), which yields MIAEKPSWIRHEGLQIFSIDVQPGGLRVATGGGDHKVRVWNMKSLGRDFSNEESAQRLLATLRDHFGSVNCVRWAKHGRYLASGSDDQVLLIHERKPGSGTTEFGSGEXPDVENWKVAMTLRGHTADVVDLNWSPDDSMLASGSLDNTIHIWNMSNGICTAVLRGHSSLVKGVTWDPIGSFIASQSDDKTVIIWRTSDWSLAHKTDGHWAKSLGSTFFRRLGWSPCGHFITTTHGFQKPRHSAPVLERGEWSATFDFLGHNAPVIVVKFNHSMFKRNFSNAQEGKAAPVGWTNGTSKIGGKEKELQPYNVIAIGSQDRTITVWTTASPRPLFVAKHFFTQSVVDLSWSPDGYSLFACSLDGSVATFHFEVKELGHRLSDAELDELKRSRYGDVRGRQVHLAESPAQLLLEAASAKQAPKKKVVRDVQQSQTVKPSAGVVVATKASDGHVDDRKKSGGASGDVLNKVSMPAHISSPVKQREYRRPDGRKRIIPEAVGVPLQKENNSVGAQSQALDFPLMPSDHRKNDSGLVADDRGIKENSVRETLMRGNDIKDGQGVTARAMITNSLVIEKVPTSTGRDESINIEQSGTVKASNSICGSSPILSIRVFDKKEAEDAVPYCLEARPKEHAANDIINVGNSLIIKETEITCTKGLQTLWSDRISGKVTVLAGNANFWAVGCEDGCIQVYTKCGRRAMPTMMVGSAAVFIDCDECWKLFLVTRKGSLYLWDLLKRNCLLHDSLSSLVALNPNPSANDAGMIKVISAKLSRSGSPLVVLATRHAFLFDMGLMCWLRVADDCFSGSNFASSWHLGLTQSGELAGLQVDVKKYLARKPGWSRVTDDGVQTRAHLEAQLASLLALKSPNEYRQCLLSYIRFLAREADESRLREVCESFLGPPTGMVEATSLDSKNLAWDPFVLGMRKHKLLREDILPAMASNRKVQRLLNEFMDLISEYESAEINVESKTQTSPTARLSAADPMESAPSSKNKMDSVLVATDQAKPVPDPTDQKDSTQLATDRENSASTAKNEVNSDPPKLNHVTHAPQNDAGS from the exons ATGATTGCAGAAAAGCCCAGTTGGATTAGGCATGAGGGTTTGCAAATTTTCTCCATTGATGTTCAGCCTGGTGGACTTAGGGTTGCCACTGGTGGGGGTGACCACAAG GTGCGGGTATGGAACATGAAATCCCTGGGCAGGGATTTCTCAAATGAAGAATCAGCCCAAAGGCTACTTGCAACCCTCCGTGATCACTTCGGTTCTGTGAATTGTGTTAGGTGGGCTAAGCATGGTCGCTATCTTGCATCAGGATCTGATGATCAAGTACTTCTAATTCATGAGAGGAAGCCAGGTTCAGGAACCACTGAGTTTGGCAGTGGAG CCCCTGATGTCGAGAATTGGAAAGTTGCAATGACTTTGAGAGGGCATACTGCAGATGTG GTGGATCTCAATTGGTCTCCAGATGACTCGATGCTGGCCAGTGGAAGTTTAGATAACACTATACACATCTGGAATATGAGCAATGGTATTTGCACTGCTGTTCTTAGGGGCCATTCTAGCTTGGTTAAAGGAGTTACTTGGGATCCGATTGGCTCCTTCATAGCAAGTCAATCAGATGATAAGACTGTAATTATTTGGCGAACAAGTGACTGGAGTCTTGCTCACAAAACAGACGGCCACTGGGCAAAATCA CTTGGATCTACCTTTTTCAGGCGGCTTGGATGGTCCCCTTGTGGTCATTTCATTACTACCACTCATGGGTTCCAGAAACCAAGGCATTCAGCACCTGTTCTAGAGAGAGGGGAATGGTCTGCTACTTTTGACTTCTTAGGACATAATGCACCTGTGATTGTGGTGAAGTTTAACCACTCAATGTTTAAGAGGAATTTTTCCAATGCTCAAGAAGGGAAAGCTGCACCTGTTGGGTGGACCAATGGCACCTCAAAAATAGgtgggaaagaaaaagaactaCAACCTTATAATGTTATAGCAATCGGGAGTCAGGATCGTACAATAACTGTATGGACGACTGCAAGTCCCCGCCCTCTCTTTGTAGCAAAGCATTTCTTCACTCAAAGTGTTGTGGATTTATCTTG GAGCCCCGATGGTTATTCACTTTTTGCATGTTCTTTGGATGGTTCAGTGGCTACTTTCCATTTTGAGGTGAAAGAGCTTGGCCACCGGTTAAGTGATGCTGAACTGGATGAATTAAAGAGAAGTCGTTATGGCGATGTTAGAGGTAGGCAGGTACATTTAGCTGAAAGCCCAGCACAGTTATTGCTTGAGGCAGCTTCTGCTAAGCAAGCCCCAAAGAAAAAAGTGGTTCGGGATGTTCAGCAAAGCCAGACAGTCAAACCTTCTGCGGGTGTGGTGGTTGCAACAAAAGCATCTGATGGTCACGTTGATGATAGGAAGAAGAGTGGAGGAGCTTCTGGTGATGTTTTAAATAAAGTTTCAATGCCTGCCCACATTTCTAGTCCTGTAAAGCAAAGAGAATATAGACGACCTGATGGTCGAAAGAGGATTATTCCAGAGGCAGTTGGTGTGCCTCTCCAGAAGGAAAATAATTCTGTTGGGGCTCAGTCCCAGGCACTTGACTTCCCTCTAATGCCTTCTGATCACAGAAAGAATGATAGTGGGTTAGTTGCTGATGATAGGGGGATTAAAGAAAATTCTGTCAGGGAAACACTTATGAGAGGCAATGATATAAAGGATGGACAGGGGGTCACCGCTAGAGCTATGATTACCAACAGCCTTGTTATTGAGAAGGTTCCCACCTCCACAGGTAGAGATGAAAGCATAAATATAGAACAGTCAGGAACTGTGAAGGCTTCTAATTCAATATGTGGTTCTAGTCCTATTCTTTCAATTAGGGTGTTTGATAAGAAGGAAGCGGAAGATGCTGTACCATATTGCTTGGAAGCTCGGCCTAAGGAACATGCTGCAAATGACATTATTAACGTGGGAAATTCACTGATCATAAAAGAAACCGAAATCACCTGCACAAAAGGGTTGCAAACACTTTGGTCTGATAGAATATCTGGGAAAGTCACTGTTTTAGCTGGAAATGCAAACTTTTGGGCTGTTGGATGTGAAGATGGATGCATCCAG GTTTACACAAAGTGTGGGAGACGCGCTATGCCGACTATGATGGTAGGATCTGCAGCAGTTTTTATAGATTGTGACGAGTGCTGGAAGTTGTTTTTGGTTACCAGAAAAGGATCCTTGTATCTATGGGATCTATTAAAGCGGAACTGTCTCCTTCATGACTCGTTGTCATCTCTGGTTGCTTTAAACCCAAATCCATCTGCAAATGATGCAG GCATGATCAAAGTTATATCAGCAAAGCTATCAAGATCTGGATCTCCCCTTGTTGTTCTCGCTACTCGCCATGCCTTCCTTTTTGACATGGGACTGATGTGTTGGCTTAGGGTTGCAGATGACTGCTTTTCTGGGTCAAATTTTGCAAGCTCCTGGCATTTGGGTTTGACGCAGAGCGGTGAGCTGGCTGGTTTGCAGGTTGATGTTAAGAAATATTTGGCTAGGAAGCCAGGTTGGAGCAG GGTGACTGATGATGGAGTACAGACACGTGCTCATTTGGAAGCTCAGCTGGCTTCTTTGCTGGCTTTAAAGTCCCCTAATGAATATCGCCAATGCCTTCTATCATATATACGCTTCCTTGCCAG AGAAGCAGACGAGTCTCGTCTACGAGAAGTCTGTGAGAGTTTCCTTGGACCTCCTACTGGAATGGTGGAAGCTACTTCTTTAGATTCAAAGAACTTGGCATGGGATCCTTTTGTGCTT GGAATGAGGAAACATAAGCTCTTACGAGAAGATATTCTCCCGGCAATGGCTTCAAATCGAAAAGTACAGCGTTTGCTCAATGAATTCATGGATCTAATTTCTGAATATGAAAGTGCTGAAATAAATGTAGAgtcaaaaactcaaacttcaccaaCAGCACGTCTGTCAGCAGCTGATCCAATGGAGTCTGCTCCATCCAGTAAAAATAAAATGGATTCTGTCCTTGTGGCAACTGATCAAGCAAAGCCTGTTCCCGATCCAACTGATCAAAAAGACTCCACTCAGTTAGCAACAGATAGAGAAAATTCTGCTTCAACAGCAAAAAATGAAGTTAATTCAGATCCACCAAAGCTCAATCACGTTACTCATGCCCCACAAAATGATGCAGGTTCTTGA
- the LOC112198898 gene encoding uncharacterized protein LOC112198898 has translation MIGSIDCDFLENSSKSYKPKEIEFAKAQEGYRKNVEICFGILQSRLGIVRGAAHGWHKKDIQYIMLTCIILHNMIVEDERPEDSDDELESDDEEDNNMRPRIAEVWEGPTGRDFDHVGRDSHNINGFMDRYQEIRSEHNHSNLQEDLIQHFWEFQGNRCI, from the exons ATGATTGGGAGCATCGACT GCGACTTTCTAGAAAACAGTTCGAAATCCTACAAGCCCAAGGAAATCGAGTTTGCAAAGGCTCAAGAGGGGTATAGGAAGAATGTAGAAATATGTTTTGGTATATTACAGTCACGCTTGGGTATTGTTAGAGGAGCTGCTCATGGGTGGCATAAAAAGGACATCCAATACATCATGTTAACTTGTATTATATTACATAACATGATTGTCGAGGATGAACGACCTGAAGATAGCGATGATGAGTTGGAGtcggatgatgaagaagataacAATATGAGGCCCAGGATTGCTGAGGTATGGGAGGGACCAACTGGTAGAGACTTTGATCATGTTGGTAGAGATAGTCATAATATCAACGGATTCATGGACCGCTACCAAGAAATTAGATCTGAGCACAATCACTCCAACCTTCAAGAAGACCTCATTCAACACTTTTGGGAATTTCAAGGCAACAGATGTATCTAG
- the LOC112198907 gene encoding uncharacterized protein LOC112198907: MNSLWDQIRRSQDEDDEEMMAINAIVIAAVAEESGNQHRGRGSHPGRAPNEERLREERGKNMMADYFVDRPVFKDWEFQTRYRMSLNLFKRISTDLCQYDRYFVKKSDATGKVGLLPEQKMTAALRMLAYGAGADQCAEYCRMAKSTAVAALQRFTREIVDLYSAEYLRAPTAVDL, encoded by the coding sequence ATGAATAGCTTGTGGGATCAAATTCGACGGTCtcaggatgaagatgatgaagagatgatggCCATTAACGCCATTGTCATCGCTGCAGTCGCAGAAGAATCTGGAAACCAACACCGAGGGCGCGGTTCTCATCCGGGTCGTGCACCAAATGAGGAAAGACTTAGAGAAGAAAGGGGAAAAAACATGATGGCCGATTACTTTGTCGACCGGCCAGTGTTCAAAGATTGGGAGTTCCAAACACGTTACAGGATGAGTCTCAATCTCTTCAAGCGTATATCTACTGACCTTTGCCAGTATGATCGTTACTTTGTTAAAAAGTCAGATGCTACTGGTAAAGTCGGACTGCTTCCGGAGCAGAAGATGACAGCTGCCTTGCGAATGCTTGCTTACGGTGCGGGGGCAGATCAATGTGCTGAGTATTGTCGGATGGCGAAATCCACCGCCGTCGCAGCCCTTCAGCGATTTACACGAGAAATTGTTGATCTTTACTCAGCAGAATACCTCCGCGCTCCTACTGCTGTCGACCTTTGA
- the LOC112181697 gene encoding putative disease resistance protein RGA3, with protein sequence MENKIWDLPEDEEDRIMSILKLSFDELKPSTLKQCFAYCSMFVKDSRMKKDDLVQLWMAQGWLHPTKSNMEMEDRGNKYFNILSEKSLFEDVRTYRDGSVRCKMHDLVHDLAGQVSNMANCRSLFSKGEALGKTLPNFRSLRVLSLYNADIDKLPSSIGKLTHLRYLNVMKTRVKAFPKSIGQLYYLQTFKMPYHVEEFPKMIADMINLRHVYFGKHAKVPVGILGRLTNLRSLPFLKVGKETGPRIEELGGLNHLRDTLSIYNLEHVRDEEEAVNAKLVDKKRIRKLTLDWKLSRPSNNVDDEDVVLEGLRPHCNLEILKIQGFMGVKFPSWFLDANNLKELELVGCNKCEGVPILGHLPNLIHVKMRNMQNLRCLGSEFYGYDQISSATTSDWRKTLFPALRSLHIENVENLIDWMEAGEVMLTAEKLRVFPYLEKLTLKQCRQLRSAPSHFPSLKKLVIRGMESGMPMASILSNKLTTLTYLRVYDVEGLTGLPEGTLRNNKNLEYLYIHDCPELSCIAPHGFDCCTSLQELEIWKCPKLRYLSDGLLPLSLKELDIQDCSSLESIPIIPEQGSLPSLRKLSISKCSQLSSLPDGLQYCTSLQQLDIKSCPKVTSIPAQYCTSLQELKISGCPEITSIPIPSEGLPSLGRLALSRCPELSSLPSGLGCCTSLVDLLITKCPKVTSIPIGTLSTTLRDLCVDNPESLPILHGGFTSLLELEIVGCQSTQIDLQFCAFLQNLVSLEVLRITECPNLESVLSLDKLTFLRRLEIVRCSKLTCLPSGLAMTSPHVFTHLKSMAIGQFWNELDSFPALQVLPQLERLTICGWPKLKSLPKQIQHLTSLTRLWIRCFEGVEAIPEWLGNLASLHTLQIWSCKNLMYLPSVQAMQCLTKLDSLHISNCPLLSERCIAERGPEWPKISHIPAINGNSFLYLFSESVDIHITLIILVV encoded by the coding sequence atggaaaataaaatatggGATTTACCGGAAGATGAAGAAGACAGAATCATGTCGATTTTAAAGTTGAGTTTTGATGAATTGAAACCTTCAACATTGAAACAATGTTTTGCATACTGTTCAATGTTTGTCAAAGACTCTAGAATGAAAAAGGATGACTTGGTCCAACTTTGGATGGCTCAAGGATGGCTTCACCCCACCAAAAGTAATATGGAGATGGAGGATAGAGGGAACAAATATTTCAACATTTTATCAGAAAAATCCCTTTTTGAAGACGTTAGAACGTATCGTGATGGTAGTGTAAGATGCAAGATGCACGATCTTGTGCATGACCTTGCAGGACAAGTGTCAAACATGGCAAACTGCCGCTCACTATTTTCCAAGGGCGAAGCACTTGGGAAGACCTTGCCTAACTTTAGATCTTTACGTGTGTTAAGTTTATACAACGCAGACATTGACAAGTTGCCGAGTTCAATTGGAAAGTTGACACACTTGAGGTATCTGAATGTTATGAAAACAAGAGTGAAGGCATTTCCAAAATCTATTGGTCAACTTTATTACCTTCAAACGTTTAAAATGCCTTATCATGTTGAAGAGTTCCCAAAGATGATTGCTGATATGATCAACTTGAGACATGTTTATTTTggtaaacatgcaaaagttccTGTTGGGATATTGGGAAGATTGACAAATCTCAGATCATTACCTTTTCTGAAGGTGGGTAAGGAAACTGGGCCTAGGATTGAGGAACTGGGTGGGTTAAACCATTTGAGAGACACCTTATCCATCTATAATCTGGAGCATGtaagagatgaagaagaagcagtGAATGCAAAGTTAGTTGATAAGAAACGTATACGCAAGTTAACTCTCGACTGGAAGCTTAGTAGACCAAGCAACAATGTTGACGATGAGGATGTTGTACTTGAAGGCCTGCGACCACATTGtaatttggaaattttgaagATTCAGGGGTTCATGGGTGTTAAGTTTCCATCATGGTTTTTGGATGCCAACAACTTGAAAGAACTTGAATTAGTAGGCTGCAACAAATGCGAAGGAGTTCCAATACTGGGCCATCTCCCAAATCTCATACATGTTAAGATGAGGAACATGCAGAACTTAAGGTGCTTGGGGTCTGAGTTTTATGGTTACGATCAGATTTCAAGTGCAACAACAAGTGACTGGAGGAAGACTTTGTTTCCTGCTTTGAGATCATTACATATTGAGAATGTCGAGAATCTAATAGATTGGATGGAAGCAGGGGAAGTGATGCTGACAGCAGAAAAATTAAGGGTGTTTCCTTACCTTGAGAAGTTGACCCTGAAGCAGTGTAGGCAATTGAGAAGTGCTCCCAGTCATTTTCCATCTCTCAAGAAGTTGGTGATACGAGGAATGGAAAGTGGCATGCCTATGGCAAGTATTTTAAGCAATAAACTGACTACTCTAACTTATCTCAGAGTATATGATGTCGAGGGACTTACTGGTCTTCCAGAAGGGACTTTAAGAAACAACAAGAATCTTGAATATTTGTATATACACGACTGTCCGGAGTTAAGTTGCATTGCTCCCCATGGATTTGACTGCTGCACATCTCTTCAGGAACTTGAAATTTGGAAGTGTCCTAAGTTAAGGTATTTATCTGATGGGCTACTCCCACTCTCTCTCAAGGAGTTGGACATACAAGATTGCTCAAGTCTAGAGTCCATTCCAATCATCCCTGAGCAAGGCAGTCTCCCATCTCTGCGCAAATTGTCTATATCCAAGTGTTCTCAATTATCCAGTTTACCTGATGGGCTACAATACTGCACATCTCTTCAACAACTGGACATAAAGAGCTGCCCAAAGGTAACGTCCATTCCAGCCCAATATTGCACATCTCTTCAAGAACTGAAAATATCGGGTTGCCCAGAGATAACGTCCATTCCAATTCCATCTGAGGGCCTCCCGTCCCTTGGTCGACTGGCGCTTTCTCGATGTCCTGAATTATCAAGCCTACCGAGTGGACTAGGCTGCTGCACCTCTCTTGTTGATTTGTTGATAACAAAGTGCCCTAAGGTAACATCCATTCCAATTGGCACTCTCAGTACAACCCTCCGAGACTTGTGTGTAGATAATCCAGAGTCTCTTCCAATTTTACACGGCGGCTTCACATCCCTCCTTGAATTGGAAATTGTGGGATGTCAAAGTACACAAATTGATCTGCAATTTTGTGCCTTTCTTCAAAACCTCGTCTCTCTTGAGGTGTTGAGAATAACAGAGTGTCCTAATCTAGAGAGTGTTCTGAGTTTAGACAAGCTCACATTCCTCCGCAGATTGGAGATTGTTCGATGTTCCAAATTAACATGTCTACCCAGTGGGTTAGCAATGACATCCCCACACGTATTTACCCATCTCAAGTCCATGGCTATTGGTCAGTTTTGGAACGAGCTGGATTCATTCCCGGCTCTTCAGGTTCTACCACAACTTGAAAGATTGACGATCTGCGGGTGGCCGAAGCTCAAGTCTCTGCCTAAACAAATTCAACACTTGACGTCTTTGACCCGTTTGTGGATACGTTGCTTTGAGGGAGTGGAGGCTATTCCAGAATGGTTGGGAAACCTTGCATCACTTCACACCTTACAAATTTGGAGTTGCAAGAATCTGATGTATCTACCTTCTGTCCAAGCTATGCAATGCCTCACCAAATTAGATTCACTGCATATCTCCAATTGTCCCCTTTTGAGCGAAAGATGCATCGCGGAGAGAGGCCCAGAGTGGCCTAAGATTTCTCATATTCCAGCAATCAATGGTAACTCTTTCCTCTACCTCTTTTCTGAATCGGTCGATATTCATATCACTTTAATTATATTAGTTGTTTGA
- the LOC121048834 gene encoding putative disease resistance protein RGA3, whose product MAEFLTFGAQELLKKVASMAAQEFDLVWGFNGEITKLRESVLMLEAVLQDAEHPQQDQGEAVKLWMKKLEDIAQHADDVLDDYGYELLRRKVQLRNQMKKKVQDFFSLSNPIIFRVKMAHKIKKINTSLDELNKKASAIGLVARRSLDATTSHGISIDRETYSLLKEDENNIIGRDNVVADIVQALTKSNHNLESDLPVLAIVGMGGLGKTTLAKSIYHESEISKHFEKKMWICVSTHFEVNSILRGILEYLKPENAAVKAIDAICNILQEELKGKRYLLILDDVWNEDAEKWNDLKNCLLRITDAQGSSIVVTTRSDKVAKTVETLPRCDLRKLSDDDCWLILKNKAVPFGSVPILEDQETIGREIAKKCGGVPLVAKVCYIIHLKFYRALFLL is encoded by the coding sequence ATGGCTGAATTTCTCACTTTCGGTGCTCAAGAATTGCTGAAGAAAGTGGCTTCAATGGCCGCTCAAGAGTTCGATCTTGTATGGGGATTCAATGGAGAAATAACAAAGCTGCGTGAGTCTGTGCTTATGCTTGAGGCTGTACTACAAGATGCCGAACATCCGCAACAAGATCAGGGAGAGGCTGTGAAGCTTTGGATGAAGAAGCTTGAAGACATAGCTCAACATGCAGACGATGTGTTGGATGATTATGGATATGAGCTTCTCCGGCGTAAGGTGCAATTGCGAAACCAGATGAAGAAAAAGGTGCaagattttttttccctctccaaTCCCATTATATTTCGTGTTAAAATGGCAcataaaattaagaaaatcaacACATCTTTGGATGAGTTGAATAAGAAGGCAAGTGCTATTGGCTTAGTTGCTAGACGATCGTTAGATGCAACAACTTCTCATGGTATAAGCATTGATAGGGAAACCTACTCTCTCTTAAAAGAAGATGAAAACAATATCATTGGAAGGGACAATGTTGTGGCGGATATAGTTCAAGCCCTGACCAAATCAAACCACAATCTGGAAAGTGATCTCCCAGTTTTGGCCATTGTGGGTATGGGAGGGCTTGGAAAGACGACTTTGGCTAAATCAATATATCATGAATCTGAGATAAGTAAGCACTTTGAGaaaaagatgtggatatgtgtaTCTACCCATTTTGAAGTCAATTCAATTCTGAGAGGGATCCTGGAATATCTTAAACCAGAAAATGCTGCAGTGAAAGCTATAGATGCAATATGTAATATTCTCCAAGAAGAGTTGAAAGGAAAGAGATACCTTCTTATACTTGATGATGTATGGAATGAAGATGCTGAAAAATGGAATGATTTGAAGAATTGTTTGCTAAGAATTACCGATGCCCAAGGAAGTAGCATTGTTGTCACTACTCGCAGTGACAAAGTTGCAAAAACGGTGGAGACCCTTCCTAGGTGTGATTTGAGAAAACTATCAGATGATGATTGTTGGCTTATATTGAAGAATAAAGCAGTTCCATTCGGAAGTGTTCCTATACTTGAAGATCAAGAGACAATTGGAAGGGAGATTGCCAAAAAGTGTGGAGGTGTACCATTAGTGGCAAAGGTATGTTATATTATACATTTGAAGTTTTACCGTGCTCTCTTTTTACTTTGA